GGTTCATCTGTAGGACAATCTCTTCTCGGAAGCTGGGGACCTTCATTGGCTGGAATGGCTATTATTCCATCAATCGTAGGTGCAGTGATTGTTGTTGCAGTCGTTTCATTCTTATTTGGTAAAAAATAAGCATTACCTAGTAAGAAATTAAAAGTGATAAGCCATAATTTTGAATACTGTAGACGGGTAAAATTATGGTTTAAAGCTTTTCATTTGAAAGGATTTAATATGTCAAAATCAAAGAAAATACTGTTACTTATTTTCTGTATCTTAATCTTGACTATTTTCCTTCCTATTCTCATAGATTATCATCAGGTCAGTGATTTAGATATCCACTTATTCAGTTGGA
The sequence above is a segment of the Streptococcus oralis ATCC 35037 genome. Coding sequences within it:
- a CDS encoding GlsB/YeaQ/YmgE family stress response membrane protein produces the protein MLWSIIVGGLIGLIAGAITKKGGSMGIIANIFAGLIGSSVGQSLLGSWGPSLAGMAIIPSIVGAVIVVAVVSFLFGKK